The Juglans microcarpa x Juglans regia isolate MS1-56 chromosome 2D, Jm3101_v1.0, whole genome shotgun sequence DNA window GTGAGTGACCACAGAGGTCAGAACCTTATTTTGTCCCTCCGCAGCCTCAACAATTTCCCCTGCCTCCCTTTCCAGAACATGATGGACTAACACTAACTCACCCGAGGCTTCATCTGTGCCTATCGACTCTATCTGTGCCAGAGGTGGAAGCACCTGTGCTATTATCGGCGCGGTTACATTGTCTCGGGACTGAGTCGATACTGCCTTGCCTTTGCTCGTGAGAAGTTCGCCTTTACTCCTTGCGATTGACGTCGGGATCTCGCTATCTACCTCCGTTGACCAAGTCTGTGCAGGAGCCAAGACGATGGGAGCTGGGCTAACGGCAGATCTGCTCGAGTTCACCCTCCAAGCTTCACGGACCCTACTGCTGGCGGCTGTGCATCCGTCGAAGCTTCAAGGGCCTTCGACGTCACTGTTTGAGGCTTCGTCGGCGACGGTGGCGCTGACCCACCCGCCACTGGGCCCGCCCCGAACTGCAACTTCTTCCTCCACGCCAAGCCTTTTAGCTGGTTGGGCTCGGGCCCGATATTATGCTTAGACTGGGTCTTTCCTTTAAGCCCTTGTTCCTGGCCCACACCCAACGCCTCATTCCCCCTCTTCATAAGATTAGACTCCGGCCCACTCCCCAGGCCCAAACTTGACCCCATGGCTTCCTTACCCAATACGCGCCGTATCATCCATTTGAATTTAACGGCCATCTCTTCCAGTGCAGCCTGCATATCCTGTAAATCCTTCAAAACACTTACATCACTTTGCCCAGACACACCTCTGCCATCAGCCTCCCGCCTCTGACCACCTACCAAAACAGGAACTTCACATGCTCTATTCAGGTCTGCCGAAGCAAAGTTTCTAACGTCTCGAGGTGTTTGCACAACCTCCATGTACGATCGAGCCAACGGGAGTGCTACTGTCGACGAAGATGGTAGACCTCTCCCCTGACCACCTTTGTTACCCACCTCCCTCACGGCCATCGCAAGCTTCCTCCACCCCATTCCATCCCTTTCCCCAGGGATAAATATGAAACTCCGACGCCCTCCTCCACTATACTCCACCAGGGCCAAGAAACTGCCACGGGAGTTGGAGCCCTGTTGCGCAATGTACCCTCTATTTCCATCCCTATAAGCAGAGTAGTACACCTTTCTCCCATGCTTAAAACATTCCTCCAGAGCCCTTAAGACCCAGCGGGCTGTGTCCCAACCCAACCTCAAGGTTTGCGATCCTTTCCAACCCCTCTCAGTGATAAGCACTTCACGCCCCTCTGCCCGTATCTCGAACACCTTCAATTCGATTGCTAAACTTCTCATGGAAGACGTATTCTTCCAATGTTGCATCAGACACCCCACCGTCAAGAGCCCACAACCACCATGGACTACGTGAACTTACGGAATGATATattgtgtacggagagaaaaactAAGGGGAGAGGTTTTGCACACACTAAGGATATATTGTTATTAGCAATAACAATATATTACTTGTATATATTGCTGAACCTCTGTTTTTTATTCCATGATAATAGAACTTGAGTTCTTTTACTTGTAAGTGTGGAGGACAGGATTTAAAttctcttataaatcaaatcttgccATGTCAGCAGTGTAGATGATGTGTCATTTACCCCagcttgtaaatataattttttttttttatcttgtatGTGTTTAAAATTTGGGTTTTGTGGAGAATACTGTCAATAGATTTTCTTGCTCGGATTTCGATTTCCACAACTGGAACGCCGAGTGGGATCATAGAAACTAGCAAACTGATCACTAAATAGATACAAATCGGTGCAACTTCTGACATCACCACAACCCACTTGGTTTTCTCACTCCTTGCTGGCGGAGTGGCATACCAGACCTTCAATTCTTTAACTGCTGCTCAAGAAGATTTGGAAAGATTGCTTTATATCAAAAACTTATTATTCGAAATCCCATTTTTTAGAACTTTCTTTCATAAATactcaattattattttcctcCTCTTCATTGACTTTAAGAATGCTTCGCTTCCCCAAGAAGGGACAGCTGCCCATTTTCCATAAGGTGCTAAGCTATAGAggtgtttattatattttgtcccTATGTCTCTCTATATGTATCAATGGATATGAGGGGCCATAATGAGTGTATGAGCCTCTCTGCTTTAATTTCTACCCTAGCATTTGTTTACATGCTATCAGAGCAAAATTATAGGGTGTAGAATTATTGTTTAGTCTCTTCTCTGTATAATTTTTTGGCTTTGTTTTTCTTCCCATTGCACTAAACGTTTAGATCTTGGTTTTGGTCAGACTCCTCTCAATGGCAGCCTGCCCATGTTGGACTAAACCCACACATGCAATGCCTTGATGAAGCTCTAGATAATCTGTTATCTGACCCAAAAAAGATCTCCAGTGTGAGGAGAAAAGAACGGAAAACGAACTCCATTTGTTTTTGGTGATGCCAATAGTTGCCAATTTATTTTGGTGTAGTTTGGTGATCTGTGTTTCTTGGTTCTTCTATATGATTTTTGATGTTTCTGTCTGGCGTTATCAGTGGTTTTCATGGTCTTAGCAAATCTGTGGTGTTATCAGTGGCTTCTGTGATCTCTGACGACCTCTGTGGTGTTCAGTGGTTGTTTTATTGGTCTTTGTGGTGGTTTTGTATTTGTCTCTGCCAAAAGCAATGGTTGGTGGTGTCTCCAGGAACAAGGTGAGTCTTGTTTGGCTGCTGTGCTGTTCCTTGTTTGGGCTAGGAATATCCACGGCTCAGGTTGGCGTACCTAACCTGGATCCACTTATTCTAGTTATTTAAATAGTCAGGTTGCCCAGATCTAGCCCTTAGATTTTGGCTGAATAGCCCAACTGAAATTCATAGGTCAAGCCCAACTCAGTCTTGGGTCAGCATTTCCAATCCAGTCCAACTCAGTCGCAGTTCAAGTTGGTTCAAGGCCAACATAGTCCATGTCAGCCCTATTCAAGCTGAGATCTCACTGACCTTGGGTTTTGCAGTGAGATCCGACCAGTCCTTTGGTAATTTGTAGTGAGATCTGATTAACAATGATGTTTCAGATGTGATCTGACCAGAGCTAGAAGTTTTCAGTGAATTCTCTATCAGTGTTGACGTTTTAGTGGAATTTCACCTTTTTTGTGTTCGGTTTAGTGGATTCTCTTGTTAATGTTTATATGAAGTTTGTCTGTGTTCACTTATCCAAAGTTtcattgtaacttttttttcctttttttttttgggggggggagggggggggggggggggatcagAGTTTGTTTTACATTTGGTTGTTTCTTCCAAGCTAAGCATATTTCATAGATATGCTCCAGCTTGAGGGTGTAGTGTTAGAAAATAAAGGGACAGGTGTACCTATTCTGGAAGGTGCTAAGCTTATAGTGAGGTATCTAATATATGTCTCAATATGAGGGTCATTCTGAGACATGAGTCTCTATTCTTTAATTcctttctatgtttttttttttttaataattaataagagaattttattaccaagaataggcaaagcctaagtacacaggaagtatacaagagaaaatgcCAACATTCAcactagaaacagaaaaagactaaagcaaaacaagaaaattatctccattcaatacaagagccTTAGCCCAACAACTCAAGgtactaaagaaaaactcctTAAGTTCTCCCATTGAGCGTTCTCTTTCTTCAAAGCACCTcccatttctctccaaccataagcaccacatcaagcataaaggaatcatcttccatatggaAGCAATACGTCGTCTCCCCACAAAACCTTTTcaacatgcaagaagatccaccacttacttaggcatcacccaatcaATACCCGtcctaccaaaaatctcattccacaaagtcttggccacctcacaatgaagaaaaagatggtcaATAGATTTACCATCTTTCTTGTACATGAAGCATGAATCTACTACACACATTCCACACTTTCTTAAGTTATCCGTGATCAGAATTTTACCAAGAGACACCAACCAACAGAAAAACGCCACCATACTAGGTACCTTAActctccaaatgcttttccaggGGTAATTATAGACACAATGACAAGTTAGCGCATTATAAAAAGAGCTAACCGAAAATCTGGAATTTCCTGCATTAACCCACAGCAAACTATCCTCCCTTCCCTGGAAAATCTTCAAATTGTATaatcttccaaaaaaatcagagactacattcacttcccaatcatgcacatctctaacaaaatcaacattccattgaaaattattattcaaacaagaaaaagaatcaGCCACTGCAGCATCTTGATCCCTAGCAATCCTAAAAAGGGAAGGTAAACAATCTTGAGAGCTGAATCCTGACACCAAGTATCACGCCAAAAATGTATCCTTGTCCCATCATCCCCCACCTTAAATTTATCATGATTGACAAACTCCCCCCAACCCATCCAATTGtcttccacaaacccaccccataCGCTCCTCTttcttcattagaacaccaactccCCCACATCCTCCCATATTTGACATCAACAAAATTTTTCCATAAGGCATCTCTCTCAatatgatatctccaaagccatttcccaataAGTGCTTTATTAAAAAGTCTCAAATTTCACACCcccaaaacaataaaactgTTGGAAAAACTGTATTCCATCTtaccaaatgaaactttttttcctCCCCTTTACCTCCCCACaataaattccaaaaaatccTCTCAATCCTATTAGCCACTCCTGCCGGcaaagggaaaagagagagaaaatatgtaGGAAGATTAGACAACGCACTCGTTATCAAAGTTattcttccccctttagacaaatataactttttccaaccagctaacctcctctcaatcttctcaatcacctCATCCCAAATCATAACAAATTTGTGAGGAGCccccaagggaagaccaagataccTCAAAGGCAACAAAGATACCTTACACCCCAAAATATTTGCCAGATCTGAAATATTCGAAACAAAGTCGAATGGAACAATTTCAGATATAGATAAGTTGATTCTAAGACCCGAAACagtttcaaaacataacaaaaggGCTCTCAAAGAACGAAGATGGTCTTGGTTGGtctcattaaaaattaaatgtcatcagcaaaaagaagatgagagacTTTTAAGTTACTTTGAGATTCATCTCCCACCTCAAAACCCGACTAGAAACCCACCACCGCTTCAATCATTTTACTCAAAGCATCCATAACTAGGactaaaagaaaaggagatagaggatctccttgtctcaagcTACATGAACTGTTGAAGAAGCCAACTAGGGAGCCATTCACCAAGATGGAAAATCTCGTTGTCGAAATACAATGCTTCATCCACGAACGCCACTTCCCTCCAAAGCCATATCTCCCAAGTACAAGAGAAACTCCCAActaacatgatcataagccttttccatatccaatttaactAAAATTCCAGATTCACCCAGTTTGATTCAactctccaaacattcattagcaattaaaactgaatcaagaatttgtctctccctcacaaatgcattttgagacttCAAAATAGTCTTCTCCATCACCACACTCATGCGATTAGTTAGCAccttagaaataatcttatacaccccatttaccaaactaataggccgaaaatccCTCATTTCCACAGCCCCcacctttttaggaattagtgcAAAGCGTAGCATTGAAACtgttctcaaatttcataaatgaatgaaattcaagaaatacCTTCATAATATCTTCTCGCACTATGTTCCAACAAGCTTGGAAAAAAGCCATTGAaaaaccatccggacccggAGCCTTGTCCCTTACCATTCCTCTAACCACATCAATTACTTCTTCAAAAACTCTATCCAACCATTCTGCACTTGCCTGGTCTATGGAATAAAAATTCAGCTCATCTAACTTGGGTCTCCAAGAGTATTCTTCCCTaaacaacttttcataaaaattctcAATATGTTCCTTGATGGCCTCTTGATCTGAAAGAATGTTATCACCTTCATGAAGGACCTTAATAGCATTATTTCTTTGATGAGAGTTCGCCATTTGgttaaaaaattttgtacacTTGTCACCTTCCTTCAACCACAAAACCCGAGATTTTTGCCTCTAAGAAATTTCCTCCATTAAAGAGATCTTCTCTAATTCAGCAACCacccatttttttctctccatttcctCCCCAGATATATCCCCCAACAACTCCTTATCCTCCAAACATTGCAACTGATCCAGAAGATGCTTCCTCTTATTACCATGTTCCCAAATACCTCCGTattccatttcttcaaatctTGTTTTAGAGCTTTGAGTTTTCCAGCTAATACAAAACTCGGAGTACAAGAAAAAATGTACGAAGACCACCACAACCACACCCAATCCACAAAGTCCTCATCCTCCAaccacattttcaaatttaaagtacaTACGCCCACCAATAATGCCACTACAGCCCAACATAATGGGATAATGATTAAAACAAATTCACGGAAGTCTTTAATTCCTTTCTATGTGGTCTTATATAcactatttatagaaaatttcaGTTCCACTTCCCCTTTAAAAAGCTCTAAACTTGCAAAGTGGTTTTCCCTTGAAAAGTGTGTCACTTTGTTCATTCTACCTTTCTCTGAGTGCAAGATACCTAGGTATCTGCCCTTTCATTGAAGTCTGACATGGGATATTAGCAGGGTTAGAAcaaattctcaattttcttgatatttttttgaagtttaCTGAATGGTTTTTTAGTGGTTACTGATTTTAGCTTTGTATGCTTAACTGCAGGTTCGTGCAACTGTGGCTGAGACTGACCAACCAAAATGGTGGGAAAAGAATGCACCAAACATGGTTGATATTCATTCCACACAAGAATTTTTGAGTGCTTTAAGTCAAGCTGAAGAGAGATTAGTTATTGTAGAATTTTATGGGACCTGGTGTGCTTCTTGCCGAGCACTATTCCCTAAGGTAACTCCCATTATCTGTCTATcatatgtttgtttttattggtaaataattattcttttatagATGTCATCGAACCTTCAATGTTGACAGAAATGTGCTTCTACTGACATTATTGGCATCCTGCTTCTAAAAGCTTGCAAATAATTCCAGAGAAcatgatacattaaattatgACAGGAATAAGGGACCTAAAGTTTTGCATTTTATGCCTTGTCAACGTCAAATGCAACTGAACATGATCTGGCACTGagaactttttgtttttaagtgtttttattGTCAGTTTCCATGTTAGAAACCCTATCCTGTGCCAATGTGTTTGTCAAGTCTTGAAGGACAGCACTATGTTATCAGATTGTGGTAGTTGGTGGTAGTCGACACTGCTATACCGAATCCATCATATTACAGGATCTGATTGCATGTATGTATTTAGATTGCAGGTGTACTACGTGCTATCagggttgtaataaacttttgaCATCCTTAATCTtgccaaatattttattacattggTGACTGTATGGGGTACCAGATTAGTCCAGACTGCTGGCACACGACTTGTACGCAAGCTCACTCTTGGTAGCCTGAACTGTGGAGTCTATGGCGATGAAAGAATCATGTTGTAGTACTCTCTGTTGTAAAATATGATTGGCTGCATGTGTTTcttgttctctcttttctttttagcttAGGAATGGTAAAAAGGAAGCATCAATTCTAATTTGTTACCTGCTTTTTTGAATTTGGATGTCCATGGGGATTGGTGGTTTTTAATAGGTTTTCAAATGTGCTGGCTGAGTGTGTTGATCTCCGAATGAATTAATAAATTCAACCAGGATAGTGTCCAAGCAACTGACTATTGTCTTTTACAGCCTAAATCAGTAACTTCGCAAACTTGGTATATGGATTTGTTTGGGACACCCAAATACCCTCAGTCCATGgaaaaatgttgtggatgaCACTTAGTCCTATGATCAAGCAGCTTTCTAGCTTAATTAGATATAAACCTCCAAATGAGATGATGTTTTTCCCGCTGGTATGCAGGAAGCCATGAATAAAAAAGTTCTGCAATGGTAACTCTCAATACTACTTCATATTGAGACTTGAGGCAAATATTGAGAATGAATTAATTACCAATGTCTCACATTGTTAATTGAATTTGTTTCGGTGTTCTGAGATGTTTTCTATCTTCTGAATTTTGTTGTATGATGGGTTTGTCAGCTCTGCAGAACAGCTGAGGAACACCCTGAAATTTTATTCCTGAAAGTTAATTTTGATGAGAATAAGCCAATGTGCAAAAGTATGAACGTGAAGGTTCTTCCTTATTTCCACTTCTATCGTGGAGCTGATGGACAACTGGAATCCTTTTCTTGTTCACTTGCAAAGGTAAGTATTCTAATTTCAACCGGAGCAAGCATTTTCCTGTGTCAAACGTTTCATTTCCTTAGTAAATCAAGCATAACCTTTAATGAAAGAAGGTGAGGTGCAAACATCTTATGAGAGCATATATCTGTCTCTGCTGAAATTGTATTTTAGGACTCCATCAATTTAAACTCACATTTACTTCAAACTCTGATGGGTATGGCTGAATTCTGCAGACACATGTAAAATGTGTAAAATTATGGGAGGAAATACACTTTCCAGAGTCCAactatcaattattttatactttGTAGTCCTAAACTGACATGAAGTTGTGATGTGCGTTCTGCTAAGTCCTGACCATCAAAATTGTAACAGAATTGGACGAGTATGCCATTTGTGAGTTTTAATTGTCCAAGGATACAATACGTCAGTTTCATGAGAATAGCATAAAATGGGTTGTATGGCTATCTGAAGTCTAACCAGatcattccaataaaaaaataaggctATCTAAACAGATTATGAAGTTGATGCTTTTTGGTATCTTTAGTATTGTAGAACATTAAACTAATGCGATAATCAGTCTTCTTATACAATTCATTCTTAGAAGCTCTTGAATCAGTGTCCACATCCCTCATATAGTAAATCTCCCTGATTCTCGTAAATGTATTCGCAGTTTCAGAAGATAAAGGATGCTATTCTAACACACAACACAGCCCGTTGCAGCATTGGCCCCCCAAGGGGAGTTGGAGATCTTAAACTGGAACCTTCCTTAGCTCCAAAGGACAAACCAGCAGAATCTACATCAGCTTAGAGCTTCCTCCATACGATTATTTCGGTTGTAATGTCCATTTCTGTATATGATGCCCTTCAAGTGAACCTCATtagagtgagttatttactcaTATTCTGTATATTTTCGTTTTCTTTCGTGTAAGAATGCTATGCAGAAGTTGCTATCCCGCATTCTTTTCCATTCATGATCTGGCCGTTATTTATGCACCTAAAAAAGACTTCAGTGACAATGGAATTCCAGTTTCGGAATTTCTGTTAAGTGATTCTTTTTCTCTTGTAAGTTTTCCATGCTTTATCATAGGACTAGTTTGAATTACTATCATGAGGGAACTATTGGTATCAATGTTGACATGTCCATACATACGTTCATGTTGAGAATTATTACATGGTTTCCCCCCCCGCCATACTCAAAGGGTCGATTCTAATCAGTTTAATTATTCCTTCATCCCAACTTCTGGCAATATACTGAGAATTTTCTGTTACCAACTTCCCAATTGAGAGGGGGAGGGAAGAGATCATTGGTAAAATTCATGATACTCCTTTCCATTAAGTCATGCTACTCGTAATAGTCGGGTAGCATCATTGATGTGGTAGGTATTATATACTTgccattcatttaaaaaaaaaaaaaaaaaaggcaagagAAATATTTGGAGAGAATTATAATCCCTTCCTACAAACTAAGAAGTCAAAAAAAGGAATGTGATAAaatcagaaggaaaaaaaaagttagaaaataatCTGAAAATGCATTCGgcctcatatttttttttatttttttttatacaagggGTGGGGATTTTGAACCCAAGTTTCTATTTGGAGAATCGGGTCATATGTCATTAGACCATCAGGTTTTCCATTCGGCCTCATATTTGGAACCATTAATCTGAGTGTATATTATTCTGAATAAATACTATAAGGTTTCTGAACTTTAAAGTcttatgagaatattttaaatttaaatcctaaatcctaaatattcgatcgttaaattttaaaatcaaactcgatagatattatatattttttaaaataagatagccatttaaaatataactgaTGGATCAAATTGTGAAGCTCTTCTTACCAAAAAGTAAATACAATGTGTTAAGGCATGCCATATTAATTTGGTAAATTTTATTTCCGTGAGATCTCTTTATTaaccaaatatttctcaaatgaTAGGAATCCAACCCAACTGTTTGCAGTTTGCATGTTGAGTTCCTCCTCCTTTTTTAttggtattatttttatatcattggATGATAAGTTttgtttactatattttttCGGGTTCTTCCtcccttcttctctctttttttttttttttttgttaagttaaaaaatataataatgcaAAGGAAAGCCCATAAAAGGGCACGCagttaatacaaaatatttgacaaagttttatataaaattaaagatgaTTAACTTACAATTCATTTACAATAGGGTgtaatcttaaaatattaaaatttattttttaacgaaGTATTATGATTGCATTGActgattataaaaaataaatgctattataatatttgtactTTAATTTTGAACTTTATAGTCCcaaacttttaattttgatcaAGCTGATTCCTTCGTTAAAAAACTGTTACAAATCCATCAAAATGCCACGTCATTACCAATAAGGGATTGCTAAGTGTcacctaaaaattaaaaaaaaaaaaaaaaaacttaatactaaaattaagaaaaatcgCATGAACATTGTTTGGGAGGACCAAGGTGCTGCCTGGACTATTTGACCTAGACACGACGATCAAGGAAGCTTGGGTTGcaggagaggtttgtattcgcaattcatctaaactcatttcaactcatctcattactatttattactattcatcaactttaactcacaaatctcactactattcacaatccatctcactactattcataactcatcttaactcatctcaattcatcttcgaatccaaacgacacctcaAGGCTTCGCGGCCTGGGTGTGATCGAAGTAGTCGAGGTCTAGGCGTTTGATGTCTCCATATCCCATGTAAGATTTGACGAAAATTGAAGTGTCAGGACATATAATACAAGGTCATATACCTCTTGTTCATAAAGGTTGTGCAAAAACCAACGGGACTGACCGTCGTCGATCGGAATTAGCTGAAACCAGTGGAGAACTGGTCAGTCGGCGGTAGGAAATTGCTAAAACCAACATCGGCCAGTTCGGTCACGATTTGAATCAGTGTCAAACTGCCGAACCGGCCAATagcagatatatatatttttatatataacttacgtaaaacaacgtcgtttaaCACCTGatgtttaggaaaaaaattaataatatgaaaTGACACTGTTTggtttattgtttggatttagGAATTATTACCCCCCCTCccctcctttttcttctcccaattctctatttctctttcaGACTTTCTCTATCCTCTCTCACGCACCAACCGGTAGCAGAAGTGTCGCACATCCTCTAACCTCTTTCACAGAGCCGATGAGATCCACCTCGTCTTGATGTCATCTCCGTATATCGAGtccgatctctctctctctctctctctctctctctctctctctctctctcggggcAAGTCTCTCTATcgatatgatttttattttttgagtttgtttaagggtgtaaccggtccggtccggttcagtttttgacaaaatttaggacccaaccggtatgtaccggttttacatttttcaaaaccgattacgcttcgattaccctcctaaaccagtatctttggttttaccggtttccggtcaagtccgattttccagttttttttaaatgtaaaaatatataataaagtgttacctcttctgataaaatgttattaataatttaatatatattttttatgtttaaagcatataatcaattaaattttcatctttaagattaaacttttattttataaattataataacattatcgtatatataattatattaataacatataatcaaacaaattacaaatgttcatatttaagattaacatttcatgttataatttataaattataatatgaaattatttcatatatgatatatattatatataaaaatttaatatataattatatattatatataaaacttatatatataatattttgtataatatatcaaattaatttttatattgttttttcaaccggtccggtccggtcccggaAACTACGAAACTGAAACCGGACCGATTCCGGCctgttttcaaaatataggaaccggttcggGACAGGACCGGTTCAAAAACcagaccaaccggtccggttcggtccggtccggttcggttttccggtttaaatttacaaccCTAAGTTtgtttattatgaaattttacaatataaatcattgaatatatagtatattttttaagctTTCCATATTTGTTGCCTTCGTTACCGATTGGGGATCATGCTACGTCGCCAATTGTTTTGGTTGTTTTCTGAGtttgtgtttgtatttgtgTTTGCATAACCAATTGGAAACCGGCGACCCGATCAGAAACTAgttgaaattgattttaatggttttGTCTCCCATAATCAGCTGGTTCAATCGGTTCTAAACATGTAAAAAATAGTCGATTTCGATTTTGGACAGACCGAATGTATCGATTTCCACCCTTACGctttcatgatagttaatatgtaATGCACCTAGAATAttactagtagtatgcaattaTCAAAAcggaaaaatttaaaactgatCAAAGGTTGAGCAATTTAATATAATACCAACAAGAAAACTATTTATCAGAAAAGTATCTTGATAAAAAAttcttccaatacaaaataaggGTCTAAACCACGACTAATTTTCAATACAAAAATTATCCTCGTAACATTGCTTCATTCCATTTTCCAAGAGCATTGTTCCTTTTGATTTAGGATCCTTTGAATTTCTTTGATTCGTTCTAGTATTCTTGCTATCATGATCATAGTGTCCTCAAAGGCTATCCTCATCCATAGGTCAATAATTAGATGTTGAGCTTCCTTTGACCCTTCGATGATTCTGATTCCTACGTTTTTCATACTTGCGTTTCACAATCCTGCTCACTATCCTTAGGtcttgtcacaacttctaccattctaggggaatggtagtagaaactatcacagtgagatttcaagaaatttcagtaagttaaataaaaaacatacacagagataacataaacatgtattacatgaacataagtatgaacatgtactttgacaaaaacattttttttctctcatctagTTCCTTTTTCAAAAACCACTAAGCTTGTAATCATGTAACAGATTAAcgatataacaaaataataaagttcCA harbors:
- the LOC121251129 gene encoding thioredoxin-like 2, chloroplastic, whose product is MADVIRLSFHSLRFSPSLLTSFASSFNSLQPGLPPIQNPDKRVCPLLYSSAGDYARFSFRPRKQSVSFQVRATVAETDQPKWWEKNAPNMVDIHSTQEFLSALSQAEERLVIVEFYGTWCASCRALFPKLCRTAEEHPEILFLKVNFDENKPMCKSMNVKVLPYFHFYRGADGQLESFSCSLAKFQKIKDAILTHNTARCSIGPPRGVGDLKLEPSLAPKDKPAESTSA